ATCCATGGCTGTTCCCGGGCCGCGCCCCGTCACGATTGCGCCGTCACGTTCCACGGCGCTGCCCGTGTACGTAACATCCGGCAGGGCCATCTTGTCCAGGAATCCGGGATAACTCGTCGCTTTCTTTCCAGCGAGCACGCCCGCCCGCGCAAGCACGATTGGCGCGGCGCAAATGGCGCCCACGAACTTCCCGCTCGCAACCATCTTCTTAAGCAGCTCGTGAAGATCCTCGTTGCTGTTCAGGTTGTCCGCGCCGGGCAATCCTCCCGGAAGCACGACCATGTCAAACGTGTCATCCAGTGCCTTGTCGAGCGTCGTATCCGGGATAATGGTCACGCCGTGACTTGCCACGACCGGTTCGTCCGTCAACCCCGCCGTAACGACGGTAATGTCTGCACGGCGAAGCAAATCGATGATTGTGATGGCCTCAAGTTCTTCGCAGCCCTGGGCCAAGGGCACCAAAACTCGCGTCATGACACCTCTCCTCGTTTGGGGTGAAGCCGCGCGGGCCGCGCATCATCCGCGGTCACTCGCGCACGCTGCCGGAAGCGCCACAGCCTCGGCTCCGCAGCAAATAATCCCATCCCGCGATAATACCGATGGATATGTCGCCGCGCAACCGGCGAGAAAGAAAGCAGGACATGCTCAGATGCCAAGTGTCCGAAGTGATCGGGGGCAATAAATTCGGAGCTTCGGCGTTGCTCTTGTCCAGCGTCTGCTAGACCTGTGCATCATTCCCATCATTGCTAAGAAGGATGTCTCTTAAGTCCCCATTTGTCCATGCGCGAGAGCAATGTAGTGGGGTTTACACCCAAGAGTTCCGCGGCGCCATCGGGGCCCTTAATCTTCCAGTTGGTCTTTTCAAGTATTATCCGAAGGTTGTCGCGCTCACGTCGCCGGAGTTCAACCTCGGTGAGAAACTCGGGCTGACTCTCGTCGTCTGGGTGATCTGCGGCTGACAGTACCGGAAGCGCAGGTTGATCCGATATTGGCAGGTCAAAATCCAACGTGCCGCCACGCGCAAGAATAACCGCGCGCTCAATCACGTTGCGTAGTTCGCGAACGTTGCCGGGCCAATCGTAGCTTTGCAGCTTCGTGACCGAAGTTCTACTCAACCGAGGTTGCGCGCATTTCAAGTCCCGGCTCGAGAGTTCGACAAAGTGCTTTGCCAGTGCTGGGACGTCATCCAATCGTTCCCGTAGTGGTGGAACGTGGATAGGGAAGACGTTCAGTCTGTAGTAGAGATCTTCACGAAACCGCCCGGCAGCGACCGCCTGCTTCAGATCGCGATTGGTTGCCGCGATGATCCGCACATCGGCGCGACGCGTGCGATCATCCCCAACACGTTCGTAGCGTTTTTCCTGAAGCACCCGCAACAGTTTGTTCTGAATGTCGATTGGGATCTCGGCCACTTCGTCCAAGAAGATCGTCCCGCCGTCCGCAGTCTCAAAACGTCCTGCCCTATCCTTCAGCGCTCCTGTAAACGAGCCCTTCACATGGCCGAAGAACTCACTCTCAAACAGTTCCCGCGGAATGGAAGCGCAATTGACTCGAACCAGTGGACCTTCTTTGCGCCCGCTGCGCCGGTGAATCTCGTGCGCCACCAGTTCTTTGCCGGTACCCGTCTCGCCAAGAATAAGCACGGAAGCTTCCGTCGGCGCCACCAGATCGATTTGACTCACGATATGTCTTAGGGGAGCGCTCTGGCCGACAAGGTCGCCGAACGCCTTCGCCTCAATGACCGCCTCTTCGAGATACGAATTCTGTAGCTCCAATTGTGCCTTGAGGCGATGGATCTCCTGGAAGGCCTGTGCGTTGGCAATTGCCGCACCCAACTGGTCCGAAAAGACCTGTCCCCACGGATGATAGTCCTCCGGCCATTTCCCACGAACGAATCCTGCTGATATGCCAAGAACTTCGCCTTTGAACCGAATCGGGCCTACCAAGTACTCCTGCACTCCTTCTTGGAGCATCCACTGCGTACCAACCAGTGAAGCTGTTGGAGTATCCGAGACCTTCCCGAATATCGGTACGTTTGTAACGGCAGATTCCCCGATTGAGCCCGCCCCCAGCGGCACGCGCGTATTGAGATTCTCGAAGGGACGTGGCCCTGTAGCTGGACCCAACGCAGATCTACCCTCTGCCGCAACCAAGTGTAGGCAGCGAGTCTGATCGGCACATATGGCTCGGTACGGGCACGTTTCGCATCGGTCACCCTTGTCAATCAGCCAAACCTGGACAAAGTCCACGAGTTGCGCACCGCGTCTGACGAATCTTTGGAACAGATTCTCCAACGATTGTTCGCTGGCAACATCTATGAGCAGTCCTGCCGCGAACCAGGGGTCGAAACGATTGTCGCTGGTCGATTCCATGCATGTAGTAGTAGCAGAGCCGGGTCACGCCGTCAACCTGATTTCGAACGTATTTTCGAACGTTCAATATATCGTACCGTCGGTATTCAAGTGCCCTGATTGGTAAACCATTGACTCTGCTTGTTTTAGGGTCATTGGCGCAATTGGCATGAGTGCTGCTCTTACCGGAGAAAACGTAGGAGTTGGACAAGAACATGGATGGAATACTCAGAAATTCAAGACCTCTTCAAGTTGATTCGGCGAACTTTGATTTGGAGGTTCTGCAATCCGAACTGCCGGTTCTGGTTGCGTTTTCGACGGAGTGGAGCCGCCCGTGCCACACGCTTGAACCGGTGCTAGACGAAATCGCCGGCTTATTTTCGGAGACGCTAAAGGTCGTGCGGGTTAACGCGGACGAGAACCCTGACCTCGGCCTCTCGTACGGCATCCGAGCCGTTCCCACGCTCGTCTTTTTCGTGGATGGCAAGGTCAAGGGCGAGGTCGTCGGGACCGCCACCAGGACAGCCATTCTATCCAAGTTCGAGGGCACTGTTGACGCAGAGGCCAATTCAAGGAGACATCCCAATGCTTAGATCCGAGGATAGCAAACGACCCAATCAAAGAGTCGGCCGCTTTGGTAAGCCGAGATGGTCGACAGTTGTCGCTGCGGCAGCCACCATGCTGGCCGCGTTTTCGACGCTCTATGCCTTCACCCCATTCCAGACGATTGTGAAGGAGCGTGTGCATCGCACAGCCTTCGCCGCAATCAATCCGGACAGCGAAATGCCCGATGAAGTTCCCTTTGCCTCTGAAAACGAGTGTGTTGTTCGCACCCAGGTCGTTAGCTCGGTCTCAGACTCGCGGAGTTACGTGTATTCCGGTGAGGTTCGCGGCCGGTATGAGAGCGTTCTGGCGTTCCAGGCCGGAGGACGCATCGTAAAGAGAAACGTGCAATTGGGGGATGTAGTTCACGCTGGGGACGTCCTTATGGAAATCGACCCGAAGGATATCAAGGAATCCGTCGTCCTCGCGCTTGCCCAAGTTCGGGCCGCCGAGTCCCAAATGCGCTTGGCGGAGGTCAATTTGGCGCGCTTCCAGCGTCTGTACAGAGAGGGGGCAATTGCCAAGGTCAAGTTGGACCAGAGCCAGATGGAATATGACACAGTCTCCTCCGCTCTCGAGCAAGCATCAGCGTCCTACGCTCAAGCTTCCAATCAGCTTGAGTACAGCCTATTGCGCGCCGATCAGAGTGGTGTCATCGCTGGAATCTCGGCGGAGGTTGGCCAAGTCATCGCCCCGGGAATGCCCGTTATAACGCTCGTTCGGGACGGCGACCGGGAAGTGGAAATCTCTATTCCAGAGAACCGGATAGACTCGTTGCGAGACGTGAAGTCCATCACAGTCTCTTTTTGGGCATTGCCCGGTGTTGAGTTGCCTGGCGAGATTCGCGAGACAGCGCCAATGGCCGACCCGATTCTGCGAACGTACAAGACGCGGATTCGGTTATTGAACGCACCGGCCGAGATTAAGCTCGGGATGACAGCATCGGTCCGCGCCGACGAGGACGATGATATCGCTCCGGTGCGGCTCATTCCGTTATCCGCCATCTATCAGGAAGATGACAGGCCAAACGTTTGGGTTGTCCAGGATGGAAAGCTCGAACTGCGCGCTGTCACATTGGACGGATTCGAACATGACAAGTTGCGCGTGCTGAACGGCCTCGAAGACGGCGATGTCGTCGTCACGGCCGGCGTGCACAAACTCGTGCCCGGCCAAAAAGTCCGGGTATCTGCCGAGACACTGTCATGAATAGTTTCAACCTTACAGATTGGGCCCTGAAGAATCGCCAAATCGTCCTCTACTTCGTTGCGGTCGTGTTTGTGGGAGGGGCAATTTCCTACATGCGACTCGGGCGGATGGAGGACCCAGACTTCACCATTCGCAAGATGGTTGTTGCAGTGGGTTGGCCCGGAGCAAGCGCCCGCGACGTTGAAGAACAGTTGACGGATAAGCTTGAGGAGAAACTACAGGACACGCCAGGTCTGGACTACTTGGACAGTTACTCTTACCCAGGCAAATCGGTCATCTACGTGACATTAAAGGACGACGCAGTCACTGGGGACGAGGTGCGGCCAGTTTGGCTCGAAGTCCGCAACATGGTGAATGACATATGGCACACGCTTCCGCAAGGCGTGATTGGACCGTTTCTCAATGACCGTTTTGACGACGTATTCGGGTGCATCTACGCGCTGACATCCGACGGATTCTCCATGGAGGAGATGCGCGCGCAGATGGAGAAGGTCCGTCGAATCGCTCTTGCTGTACCGGGTGTGCGCAAGGCAGACCTCGTAGGTGTTCAACCCGAGAAGGTCTACATAGAAATTGACAATGTCAAACTTGCGCAGTTCGGAGTCGACCCTGGATTGGTGCTGCATACCATCCAGGCGCAGAACGCGATGACCCCGTCGGGAATGATTGAGACCTCTACAGACAACGTATACCTGCGAGTCACCGGCATCTTCGATAACGTGGACAGTCTGCGAGACATTCCGATTCGCGTCGGAGGGATGGCGCTTCGCCTGAGTGACGTGGCCAAGATCGAACGCACGTATGCAGAACCCGCGGAGCCAAAGTTCTTCTTCAATGGGCGCCAAGCTATCGGTCTCGCTATTTCCATGGAAAAGGGCGGAAACATCCTGACTCTGGGTAAGAATCTCGAGGCCATGGTGAACGAGGTTAAACAACAACTTCCCCAAGGGATGGAGCTTTCGACGGTCGCGAATCAGCCGGAAGTTGTTAAGGAGTCTATCGACGAGTTCGTAAAGTCCCTTGCCGAGGCAGTCGGGATTGTACTGATCGTGAGTTTCATCAGCCTCGGCCTTCGTTCAGGCGTAGTAGTCGCGCTTTGTATCCCCTTGGTGATCGCGGGCGTGTTTGTGTGTATGAATATGATCGGTATCGATCTTCACAAGATTTCCTTGGGTGCACTCATCATTGCGCTGGGCCTCCTCGTGGACGATGCCATCATCGCCATCGAAATGATGATCGTGAAGCTTGAGCAGGGCTGGGAGCGTTCGAAGGCGGCATCCTTTGCGTATACGGCGACGGCGTACCCCCGGCTGACGGGAGCGCTGGTTACTTGTGCCGGATTCATCCCCGTCGGCTTTTCGAAAGGAACCGCGTCGGAATTCGTTGGCAGCATTTTCTCCGTGGTAACGATTGCGCTATTGCTTTCGTGGCTGGCAGCCGGAGCCGTGACTCCGTTATTGGGACACTATCTTGTGCGGGTGAAGCCCGCCGCGGAAGGCGCCCACACCGACATCTACGACACCCGTTTCTATGGGCTCTTCAAGCGCCTTCTGGCCTGGTGCTTGCGGCACCGGGGTCTGGTGCTCATCGTCACGACGTTGTGCTTTCTGGTGTCCTTGTACTTGATGGGCAAAGTCCAGCAGGAGTTCTTCCCCGCATCGACGCGCCCTGAACTGGTTGTGGACCTGCGATTGCCGCAAGGCGCGTCGATGAAAGCCACGGAAGACAGGGCCATGGCTTTCAGCCAACGATTCCAAGGGGATCCGAATGTCGAGAGTCTATCGCTTTACGTCGGCGTTGGAGCCCCGAGGTTTGTGCTGACGTCCGATCCCGCGCATCCGGACAGCAATTTCGCTCAAGTGATCTTTGTTGCGAAGAATCTCGAAACTCGGAAAGAGTTGTCAGGCAAAGTGAAGCAGACTCTGGAGCGCGAGTTTCCTGAGATTCAAAGCAACATTAAGTTGATCCAAACGGGACCGCCAAATTCATACCCCGTTATGCTCCGCGTGAGCGGCTATGAGCGCGACAAAGTGCGAGACCTCGCACAACAGGTCTCTGACGTTATGCGAGCCGACCCAAACCTCTGGAACGTCAACCTGAACTGGCATGAGAAGAGCAAGATCATGCGCATCGCCATCGACCAAGACAAAGCCAGGATGCAGGGAATTGATAGCCAGACCCTGGCTCTGACGTTGCAGACATTCGTCTCTGGCGCGCCTCTCAGTGAATACCGTGAACAAGACCGCACAGTCGACATCGTCTTTCGCGTTGGTGAGCGGAATAGGACCGACCTATCGAAGATAAAGGACCTGAGCATTCCGGTCGGGAACGGGAATTCCGTGGCGTTGGACCAAATCGCAAAAATTACATTTGAGGCCGAAGACGGGTTGGTTCGGCGGAGAGACCTGAAGCCTACCATTACGGTGCAGGCCAACACCGTTGACGGAGTGCTGGGGAATGACGCGACCAAGGTTCTGTTCAAACGTCTGAGCTCACTTCGGGCTACGTTGCCTCCCGGTTACTCTATCTCCGTTGGGGGACCTCTGGAAGACAGCATAAAGGCCTCGAACTGGTTGCTGCAGCCTGTTCCCGCCATGCTGGCCGTGATCCTCACGTTGCTTATGTTTCAGCTCAAGAGCATTCCCAAGATGCTGCTTACCCTGTTTACAGCCCCCCTGGGGATCATAGGGGTTAGCATCAGCCTTCTCTTGACTGGGAGGCCAATGGGTTTTGTCGTGCAGCTTGGCATCCTGGCACTTGCCGGGATCATCATGCGCAATTCCGTGATCCTTATCGATCAAATCGATCAACAACTCGCGGCAGGCCAGTCGCCGTGGGATGCGATTCTGAACGCCACGATACTTCGTTTCCGTCCAATTATGTTGACCGCCGCAGCGGCAATCCTAGGCATGATTCCACTGATTTCAAGTGTGTTCTGGGGGCCTATGGCGGTCGCTATCGCCGGCGGCCTGCTTGCAGCCACGCTGTTGACGCTGATCGTTCTGCCGACGATGTATGCGGCAGTCTATCGAGTGCGTCCCGCATGCGCCGAAGGTGAAGCGCCCGCTGTGGCCGCGAAGGCCGACCGATGATTGATCTGTGCGATAGCGGTGCACGTGGATGCTTCGATACCGCCGTCGGACACACACGTCGTCACTCCGATAGCCCTTACCCCGATGGAAGCCCCTCCATCATTCAAGCCGGGCGCGTGCCTTACCCCGCGCGCCCGGCCCCTCCTCTCCAGATTTCCTTTAAGGGCCTTTTAAAGGAAGGGCTGACTGAACGCAAGGAGATTGGAAATATGGATACGAACCATTCGACAGAAGCACTGGTGGACGCCGCGGAAGCGGGGCCAATTACTGTGGTCTCCATACGGACTCCCGTACTGAAGGACCCTCAGTCAATCGCCGTCGTGGCTAACGAAGTGCGTGACATCTCACGGCGGAGCGAATCGCCAAACATCCTGCTCGATTTCCACCTCGTGGAACACGTGTCGCTCGATTTTCTCGACGAGATGAGTGTGGTCGCGGAGGAAATCCAGTCGCGCGGCGGAACCATTTGCTGCTGTGCCTTGAGAAGGGAAATGCGAACAGTCCTGAGAATTCTGGGAGCGCATGTCTCGTATATCGGCCACACCGTTCAACACGCGGTGATGAGACACGCGGCATACCTCGAAGGGCGGAACAAAGCCAAGACGAATGCGACTACCCCGGGTCGATTCTCCATTCGGTGGAAGGAATGATTCACATGAAGAGC
This Candidatus Hydrogenedentota bacterium DNA region includes the following protein-coding sequences:
- a CDS encoding thioredoxin codes for the protein MDGILRNSRPLQVDSANFDLEVLQSELPVLVAFSTEWSRPCHTLEPVLDEIAGLFSETLKVVRVNADENPDLGLSYGIRAVPTLVFFVDGKVKGEVVGTATRTAILSKFEGTVDAEANSRRHPNA
- a CDS encoding efflux RND transporter periplasmic adaptor subunit gives rise to the protein MLRSEDSKRPNQRVGRFGKPRWSTVVAAAATMLAAFSTLYAFTPFQTIVKERVHRTAFAAINPDSEMPDEVPFASENECVVRTQVVSSVSDSRSYVYSGEVRGRYESVLAFQAGGRIVKRNVQLGDVVHAGDVLMEIDPKDIKESVVLALAQVRAAESQMRLAEVNLARFQRLYREGAIAKVKLDQSQMEYDTVSSALEQASASYAQASNQLEYSLLRADQSGVIAGISAEVGQVIAPGMPVITLVRDGDREVEISIPENRIDSLRDVKSITVSFWALPGVELPGEIRETAPMADPILRTYKTRIRLLNAPAEIKLGMTASVRADEDDDIAPVRLIPLSAIYQEDDRPNVWVVQDGKLELRAVTLDGFEHDKLRVLNGLEDGDVVVTAGVHKLVPGQKVRVSAETLS
- a CDS encoding DJ-1/PfpI family protein, whose protein sequence is MTRVLVPLAQGCEELEAITIIDLLRRADITVVTAGLTDEPVVASHGVTIIPDTTLDKALDDTFDMVVLPGGLPGADNLNSNEDLHELLKKMVASGKFVGAICAAPIVLARAGVLAGKKATSYPGFLDKMALPDVTYTGSAVERDGAIVTGRGPGTAMDFALEIIAMLRGADIRNKVEKALVRT
- a CDS encoding sigma 54-interacting transcriptional regulator, with product MESTSDNRFDPWFAAGLLIDVASEQSLENLFQRFVRRGAQLVDFVQVWLIDKGDRCETCPYRAICADQTRCLHLVAAEGRSALGPATGPRPFENLNTRVPLGAGSIGESAVTNVPIFGKVSDTPTASLVGTQWMLQEGVQEYLVGPIRFKGEVLGISAGFVRGKWPEDYHPWGQVFSDQLGAAIANAQAFQEIHRLKAQLELQNSYLEEAVIEAKAFGDLVGQSAPLRHIVSQIDLVAPTEASVLILGETGTGKELVAHEIHRRSGRKEGPLVRVNCASIPRELFESEFFGHVKGSFTGALKDRAGRFETADGGTIFLDEVAEIPIDIQNKLLRVLQEKRYERVGDDRTRRADVRIIAATNRDLKQAVAAGRFREDLYYRLNVFPIHVPPLRERLDDVPALAKHFVELSSRDLKCAQPRLSRTSVTKLQSYDWPGNVRELRNVIERAVILARGGTLDFDLPISDQPALPVLSAADHPDDESQPEFLTEVELRRRERDNLRIILEKTNWKIKGPDGAAELLGVNPTTLLSRMDKWGLKRHPS
- a CDS encoding efflux RND transporter permease subunit, with the protein product MNSFNLTDWALKNRQIVLYFVAVVFVGGAISYMRLGRMEDPDFTIRKMVVAVGWPGASARDVEEQLTDKLEEKLQDTPGLDYLDSYSYPGKSVIYVTLKDDAVTGDEVRPVWLEVRNMVNDIWHTLPQGVIGPFLNDRFDDVFGCIYALTSDGFSMEEMRAQMEKVRRIALAVPGVRKADLVGVQPEKVYIEIDNVKLAQFGVDPGLVLHTIQAQNAMTPSGMIETSTDNVYLRVTGIFDNVDSLRDIPIRVGGMALRLSDVAKIERTYAEPAEPKFFFNGRQAIGLAISMEKGGNILTLGKNLEAMVNEVKQQLPQGMELSTVANQPEVVKESIDEFVKSLAEAVGIVLIVSFISLGLRSGVVVALCIPLVIAGVFVCMNMIGIDLHKISLGALIIALGLLVDDAIIAIEMMIVKLEQGWERSKAASFAYTATAYPRLTGALVTCAGFIPVGFSKGTASEFVGSIFSVVTIALLLSWLAAGAVTPLLGHYLVRVKPAAEGAHTDIYDTRFYGLFKRLLAWCLRHRGLVLIVTTLCFLVSLYLMGKVQQEFFPASTRPELVVDLRLPQGASMKATEDRAMAFSQRFQGDPNVESLSLYVGVGAPRFVLTSDPAHPDSNFAQVIFVAKNLETRKELSGKVKQTLEREFPEIQSNIKLIQTGPPNSYPVMLRVSGYERDKVRDLAQQVSDVMRADPNLWNVNLNWHEKSKIMRIAIDQDKARMQGIDSQTLALTLQTFVSGAPLSEYREQDRTVDIVFRVGERNRTDLSKIKDLSIPVGNGNSVALDQIAKITFEAEDGLVRRRDLKPTITVQANTVDGVLGNDATKVLFKRLSSLRATLPPGYSISVGGPLEDSIKASNWLLQPVPAMLAVILTLLMFQLKSIPKMLLTLFTAPLGIIGVSISLLLTGRPMGFVVQLGILALAGIIMRNSVILIDQIDQQLAAGQSPWDAILNATILRFRPIMLTAAAAILGMIPLISSVFWGPMAVAIAGGLLAATLLTLIVLPTMYAAVYRVRPACAEGEAPAVAAKADR